Proteins from one Chitinophaga oryzae genomic window:
- a CDS encoding RagB/SusD family nutrient uptake outer membrane protein, with product MKTHHILMAAVLSLTACSKNLEPYNGKSDKTALETPEDLQTATYGVYAGLVDRKYTKNLNQLGEYPGDDVALSGATGDQVFYTYTYTHFPGMGNTEQFWQGAYKVIYSANAIIEKITDGTSAQLDQLKGENLYLRAMAHFDLVRLFGRPYLQGNGNNPGVVIKDNTRDDRPARSSVKAVYDFVISDLQKAAALMTMNKNAAFASKEVAEALLARVYLYMGDNANALKYAEKVISSNRYHLMATQPYKTYFRVVPEENPETIFAIRHTVADDRGKDAIGSMYYNDPVTQSTGWGEVYASVAFVKLLDKYPEDVRHSFIEPQRDGNGNMLKRNQTPIYYINKYNWQEGIANLSSPVILRLAEVYLVRAEANAKLGNDAAAIADVNLIRSRAGLSGNALYTTGNLKGHATVLEVVLEERRLELAFEAHRPYDLFRNNLPMVRAYPGFHGNNQYDLTIQPNDPQVINYIPERETGLNPNLTQNP from the coding sequence ATGAAGACACATCATATACTCATGGCCGCCGTCTTGTCGCTGACGGCATGCAGTAAGAACCTGGAGCCCTACAACGGCAAATCGGACAAAACAGCGCTGGAGACACCGGAAGACCTGCAGACCGCCACGTACGGCGTATATGCGGGGCTGGTAGACCGTAAGTACACCAAGAACCTGAACCAGCTGGGGGAATATCCCGGCGATGATGTGGCCCTGAGCGGCGCCACCGGCGACCAGGTATTCTACACCTATACCTATACCCATTTCCCGGGCATGGGCAATACAGAACAGTTCTGGCAGGGCGCTTATAAAGTGATCTATTCCGCCAATGCCATCATCGAAAAAATCACCGACGGCACCTCCGCGCAGCTGGACCAGCTGAAGGGAGAGAACCTATATCTCCGCGCCATGGCTCATTTCGACCTGGTGCGGTTATTTGGCCGGCCCTACCTGCAGGGTAACGGCAATAATCCGGGCGTGGTGATCAAAGACAACACCCGCGACGACCGTCCTGCCCGCAGCAGCGTAAAAGCCGTGTATGATTTTGTGATTTCCGATCTGCAGAAGGCGGCAGCATTGATGACAATGAACAAGAATGCCGCCTTCGCTTCAAAAGAGGTCGCCGAAGCACTCCTTGCCCGCGTATACCTCTATATGGGCGACAACGCCAACGCACTGAAATATGCGGAGAAAGTGATCAGTTCCAACCGTTATCATCTGATGGCGACGCAGCCTTATAAAACCTATTTCAGGGTGGTGCCCGAAGAAAATCCGGAGACGATTTTTGCCATCCGTCACACCGTGGCAGACGACAGGGGAAAAGATGCCATCGGTTCCATGTATTACAACGATCCTGTTACTCAGTCCACCGGATGGGGCGAAGTATACGCCTCCGTAGCTTTCGTAAAGCTGCTGGACAAATACCCGGAAGACGTGCGCCATAGCTTTATAGAGCCGCAGCGGGATGGCAACGGCAATATGCTGAAGCGTAACCAGACGCCCATTTATTACATCAACAAATACAACTGGCAGGAAGGCATTGCCAACCTTAGCTCCCCGGTGATCCTGCGTTTGGCCGAAGTGTACCTGGTCCGCGCAGAAGCCAATGCCAAACTGGGCAACGATGCCGCCGCCATTGCAGACGTCAACCTTATCCGCAGCAGGGCAGGCCTTTCCGGCAACGCGCTCTATACCACCGGCAACCTGAAAGGACATGCCACCGTGCTGGAAGTGGTACTGGAAGAGCGCCGGCTGGAACTGGCATTTGAAGCGCACCGGCCGTATGACCTGTTCCGCAACAACCTGCCCATGGTAAGAGCGTATCCCGGTTTCCATGGCAACAATCAATATGATCTTACGATACAGCCCAACGATCCGCAGGTGATCAACTATATACCGGAACGGGAAACAGGGCTGAACCCGAACTTAACACAGAACCCATGA
- a CDS encoding carbohydrate-binding family 9-like protein — protein sequence MRQLLCTLTLCIACLLAQAQSVLKVRNTPDFTITGAGTDANWHKTDWITLSQRSGDVPAKTQVKALYSGKGIYFLFRCEDKRLSNTMQADMLDLWKEDVVEAFLWPDTTQPAYFEYELSPLNYELVLLISNQQNDLAGWQPFHYEKDHRTLHATAVQGGEKKSGATVKGWTAEFFIPYKLLRPLNNAYPTAGTVWKGNFYRVDYDKGPAEWCWQLTGPSFHDLPHFGWLHFE from the coding sequence ATGAGACAATTACTATGTACCCTTACACTGTGTATTGCCTGCCTGCTGGCGCAGGCGCAGTCAGTGCTGAAAGTCAGGAACACACCCGATTTTACCATCACCGGCGCCGGTACGGACGCCAACTGGCATAAAACGGACTGGATAACCCTTTCGCAACGCTCCGGCGATGTGCCGGCGAAAACACAGGTAAAAGCGCTCTATTCCGGAAAAGGGATCTATTTTCTGTTCCGCTGTGAAGACAAGCGTTTGAGCAACACCATGCAGGCCGATATGCTGGACCTGTGGAAGGAAGATGTGGTGGAGGCATTTCTCTGGCCCGACACCACACAGCCGGCTTATTTCGAATACGAGCTGTCACCGCTGAACTATGAGCTGGTGCTACTGATCTCCAATCAGCAGAACGATCTGGCGGGCTGGCAGCCCTTTCACTACGAGAAAGACCACCGGACACTTCACGCTACCGCCGTACAGGGCGGAGAGAAGAAAAGCGGCGCCACCGTCAAAGGATGGACGGCTGAATTTTTTATTCCGTACAAACTATTAAGGCCGCTGAACAACGCTTACCCTACAGCAGGGACGGTATGGAAGGGCAACTTCTACCGGGTGGATTATGATAAAGGACCGGCGGAATGGTGCTGGCAGCTGACGGGCCCGAGTTTCCACGACCTGCCGCATTTTGGATGGCTTCACTTTGAATAA
- a CDS encoding glycoside hydrolase family 16 protein, which produces MMMKKILAGLLLLFPVIVSAQKGKLIWSDEFNTDGLPDPKKWRFEEGFVRHREAQYYTKNRYRNAHVKDGHLVIRAIKEEPLRLIKGGTSFVTSDSGGEFTSACLNTEDIFEFVTGRVEVRAKLPHGRGVWPAIWTLGNNLAWGPGDSSWVYSEIDIMEFVGHDPNSIHANIHPGYEGGSRGGKITVEKPWEDFHVYAVDWKKDRIDFYFDDKLYFSYLRKDVPPGKWAYDTPQYLLLNLAIGGDWGGEQGIDPTVFPADFVIDYVRVYETK; this is translated from the coding sequence ATGATGATGAAGAAAATTTTAGCAGGCCTGTTACTGTTGTTCCCGGTGATTGTTTCTGCACAGAAAGGGAAACTGATATGGTCGGATGAATTTAATACCGACGGTCTGCCCGATCCGAAGAAATGGCGGTTTGAAGAAGGATTTGTACGCCACCGCGAAGCGCAGTATTACACCAAGAACCGTTATAGGAATGCACATGTGAAAGACGGGCACCTGGTGATCCGCGCTATCAAGGAAGAGCCGCTGCGGCTGATCAAAGGGGGTACCAGTTTCGTTACCTCCGACAGCGGAGGGGAATTTACTTCCGCCTGTCTGAATACGGAAGATATTTTTGAATTCGTTACCGGCCGTGTGGAAGTACGCGCCAAACTGCCGCACGGCAGAGGTGTCTGGCCGGCCATCTGGACGCTGGGCAATAACCTCGCCTGGGGCCCGGGGGATTCCTCCTGGGTGTATTCTGAAATTGATATCATGGAATTTGTAGGGCATGATCCTAACTCCATTCACGCCAATATCCACCCCGGGTATGAAGGTGGCAGCCGTGGCGGCAAGATCACGGTAGAGAAACCATGGGAAGATTTTCACGTGTATGCGGTTGACTGGAAGAAAGACCGGATCGATTTTTATTTCGATGACAAACTGTATTTCTCTTATCTCAGGAAAGACGTACCACCCGGTAAATGGGCTTATGACACGCCGCAGTATCTGCTGCTGAACCTGGCCATCGGCGGCGACTGGGGCGGAGAGCAGGGCATCGATCCTACCGTGTTCCCGGCAGATTTTGTGATCGACTATGTAAGGGTATACGAAACAAAATAG